A single window of [Clostridium] hylemonae DSM 15053 DNA harbors:
- a CDS encoding tRNA dihydrouridine synthase, producing MDYYFAPMEGITGYIHRSAYQALFPCIDKYFTAFIAPNQHGKLSSREKNDILPEHNRGMKVVPQLLTNKADDFILTAGKLKEYGYREVNLNLGCPSRTVVSKYRGSGFLARPEELDRFLYEVFEKTETDISVKTRTGRDSPQEFVRLMEIYNKYPLKELIIHPRTQQDFYKNTPDLSVFAQALSVSRCPVCYNGDIFTTEDLKVFRARFANVDKVMLGRGLLVNPMLIEMAEDGTAIDMERIRKFHDMVYGGYREVLSGDKVILFKMKELWSYMIHLFSDSKKYAKKIRKSEKLPAYEEAVDALFLECPLREPERNAQT from the coding sequence ATGGATTATTATTTTGCCCCCATGGAGGGGATCACCGGATATATACACCGCAGTGCGTATCAGGCGTTGTTTCCGTGCATAGACAAGTATTTTACTGCATTCATTGCGCCGAACCAGCATGGAAAGCTCAGTTCCAGGGAGAAGAATGATATACTTCCGGAACACAACAGAGGAATGAAGGTAGTTCCCCAGCTTCTCACGAACAAGGCAGATGATTTTATCCTGACGGCAGGGAAATTAAAAGAGTATGGCTACCGTGAAGTGAACCTGAACCTTGGCTGTCCGTCCAGGACTGTGGTATCCAAGTACAGGGGATCAGGGTTTCTGGCCAGACCGGAAGAACTGGACCGCTTTCTGTACGAAGTGTTTGAAAAGACAGAGACAGACATATCGGTAAAAACAAGAACAGGAAGGGACAGCCCCCAGGAGTTCGTAAGGCTGATGGAGATCTATAACAAATATCCACTGAAAGAGCTTATCATCCATCCGAGAACGCAGCAGGATTTCTACAAAAATACGCCGGATCTGAGTGTATTTGCACAGGCCCTGTCAGTGAGCAGATGCCCGGTATGTTATAATGGGGATATATTTACGACAGAGGACTTAAAGGTATTTCGCGCGCGGTTTGCGAATGTAGATAAAGTGATGCTCGGGAGAGGGCTTCTCGTGAATCCGATGCTGATAGAGATGGCAGAGGATGGAACTGCCATTGACATGGAAAGGATAAGGAAATTTCACGATATGGTGTACGGCGGTTACAGGGAGGTGCTTTCCGGGGATAAGGTCATCCTGTTTAAGATGAAAGAGCTCTGGAGTTATATGATCCATCTCTTTTCAGACAGTAAGAAATACGCAAAGAAGATACGGAAGTCGGAGAAGCTCCCGGCCTATGAAGAGGCGGTAGACGCTCTGTTTTTGGAGTGTCCGCTGAGAGAGCCGGAGAGGAATGCACAAACTTAG